The DNA sequence aacacacttttatattatttggaaCAAGAAGTATTGTATCACAAAgcttattattttactatttatttttatttttaacatacaTAATATAGAGTCCATCGAAGGAAGAAAAAGCACctggcattattattattattattattggtattgttattattatttatggaaaTGCAATGTTCTAATTAACTGTTTTACCCTTAGAAGGACAAAACTGGTGTATTAAGCTGTCTAGTGTAGGTTAGGAATTGTATTGTAATCCGATACAAAAAGTAACGTAGGTATGGGTATTCTGCTGAATATGGATTTTATACCAACCGAAAAAATGACACAAAACATTTTTGTAATCTGAATTACATAATCGGTGAGAGATGTGTGATCTGAACCTGTAATTTTGTTTCGGGTGGATGTGTATGGGACAGAAAAACACCTAACggattaaaaacataaaagcatggaaaaactggaaaaataatatatatccaTCTCAATTAACCGTTAAAAATAAGTTGTTTAATgtaatttaacaaaaaacaaaaataaaataaaaaataaaaaatggggtTATAGCTGTATTGAGCGGAATATTTGCCTTTATAGTCAGAGACGCGAATGTCATGGCACTAATTGTGAGAAAATACATTATTTAATAATACCATAGGTAGACCATCACCATGTGAGTTCTTGACCCtatttctctttttcattttattttttattttttattttttattttttctattgatTGGACCCTCTCGTTCAAAAACCCCTTAAAAAAGCCAATgaaaatttctaataaattaattaaatttctcacAAATGGCAATGAAAGAGTGGGACCCTAATTGCTTTTTAATCATCACATGGCCTGAGCCTCTGATGGAAACTGTGGTCTTCAAATACAGCACAACTGTTGTTCTTGGAATGAtgatttctaatttaaattttcctttttttccaaaaacataAGCAACAGAGAAAAACATATATGGAATATTGAAAGGCAAATTGGAGAGAGAATGTAGGATGAATTGTCAATTGAAATGTGTTTCTGGTCCCAAGTCTTTGCAATGTTGCTGCCTAACTTTTTTGAATATGTCTCCCCACCCAGACCACCTAAGCCATATTATTTAGTCTGTAGAATATCGATTTGCCGGCaggttgttcttcttctttgcataccaacctttttttttttttttttttttgctaatcaTTTTTATccatcaatatttatatttctatatacaataatattaatcattattagtgagaaattcaaatattaaaatattaattacgtTTATTTGATGATGGCTTGTGCATATAGTTCTCTTATCAATAcgtaaatatatattcttcagtttgctatattaaattattaaatccaGCTCCTTCACagcctatatatataaacaagtcTTTGAGAATGACATTGATTGGGATCGATTCCTCTTTTTCCTTGAGAAATCTAAACTTGATTGGaatatttttcctttatctACGTCAATGGATTAAgtaaatttcaaatgaaaaaggAGAAAATCTTGTCAATTAAAAGGAAACTTCCAAAAGTTTAGAcaaatgggaaaaaaagaaaagaaaagatttaGAGTAATACAAGGTCTGTAATTTGCTGTCCATTTGTCTATATATAGTTACAAAAAGTACTCAACGGGAAACAAAACGCCGGCAAATCCATTGAAGACCCTGATCATGTCCTTGACCAAGTtgttaatcatatttttatagACTCACCTGCAGTAGCCGCCTGCCTGCTTCCTTCGTGCTAGCCAtggatgatattttattatatttacacAGAAATTGAAGTTTAGTTctctataaataattaaacccaaaaaaataaaaaaataaaaaccaaaaaatcaattaaattgtaattGCAATTGTACTATATACCTTCAGTTTTGAAATTTACAGCTGCGAGTGAAGAATGCAAGCAAAGCAGAAAATATATGGGAGATATATAGATAGGCTAGGGTGGGTATTATTTGACGCTGTGAAAATGAGTTGGTTTAACGGCTTTACGTTTGGTtaggttttaaattaatattattaatattgcaagttgggattttaaattttttaggaAACGCGTCAGTATCTTGGGGTGTGGTTGGCTTGGATGTTGGTGTCCAGCTGGGGTGTGGCTTTTACTTGGAGTAACAGCCAGTGCTACAAAATGGCCTTCAATTATAACATTTTAGATGAAATTAGGATCACCTAATTCTTGACTTCTTCCATTacttaaatttcttattatatatgtatttatccTTTAATTTCATCATATATGTTGTAAATTCCTATGTCTTTATGCCAcatttatgggaaaaaaaaaagatagaaaaagtTCAAGGGCCCAGAAACGGTGTAATGGGGGTGCATATTAAGGATTAATTAGGAGTTTAAGGTTCTGAACTAGCTAGTTATGGAATTATCATGCATGCACTGATAATGATATATGATGCACAAGCAAAGCAATGATACGATACTTTTCACTTTCATCATaatagttaattatattttacaaattaccttatattatttcattcaaaaaaaaaaaaaaaaaggattggcCTGTACGTATATTTACGCTCCAACTAAAAAGAATCATGTACATTACCTAATATATGATGTTTGAATTTTCAATGATTTATTTAGTTGTCACATGTGTTTTCCGATGAGGTGTCCCTAAACTGGGTTAGATTTGAAGCCTTGCCTCAGATATATATACAATGGTGTATTGTATtattaccaacaaaaaaaaaaaacaaaaaacaaaaaatcctatATGGTATAAATACACTGCAGATATTTTGCTGACATAACACAAAATCCCACCTTTTGTTTTTAGTCAAACGCACATTCCATAAGCTAAAGTTTAAAACTGAGAAAAGAAACATTTCTTTTTGTCAAGTGAAATTAATAAGAAAGCTACAATTGTGACAAAGGAGGactgcattaattaattttctgctCCTGTCCTGGCTCATATGCGTTTATTAGTTGTAAATATatcaacctctttttttttttttttttgtctcatatTCCTTCTTGTTGTTTCTCTTTGGAAGTTTTCAGGCTAATTTGAAACTGTTTCTGTCCTAAAGTTAAGGCTCAGCAAAAACCCAAAGCGATTTCAATTCCAGAAAAGTGATTGGCTAAAACCTAAAAGAAGAGAATCAGTCCCACTGCCCTACACAGCACCATGGGAAATTCTTGACTAGTCCCTCTTGATAGAAACCACTCCTAGGCTTAAGCTAATTTGTCTGGAATCTTATACTCATCTCTTGCAAAAACATTTCGAATTTTAGAGCACCACTATCTCATTTTCTTTTAGGAAGTCCCCTATATATCACCAGTCCTCTGTCACatgctatatataaatattagataaaGAAAATATCATATCCTCTTTTGCTTCCCCAATTCAGTAGGTAACTTTTTTTCATTGTATTAATTGCAACTACTTGGTATTTTTATGCACCACCTTAATACTATTCAGGTATAATTCGTACATGACATTATTCAGGTATAAATGCATGGATGAATGAGAGAATTATTTAATCTTTATGTACTTTAGGTGTAAGGTATCGAACTGCAACAACACCGTCATGGTCATTGTTAATAATATCAATTTGAACATAAAACATGAGCAACATTGCTAACCTTCCAAATGTATAGGTGTCATCATTAACTAGGACGAAAATTTCCATGCAAGTGATTGATTTTCTTTAGATGGTTGATATCCAAAAAGCTTTTAATATCTtgtcaaattttcacaaattcaGATATTCTTCCAAAGTTAGCAGATTAAGGTACTATTTAGTAGTTACCACTGTCAATTAacaatgattcaaatgtaaaacaagtaaaaaaaaaaaaaaaaaggaaaaaaaaaagggggacaaATCAAGATCAACGAGCTTTGAAATCTTCCTATTGTTTAGGCTAATAAGGACTATTTAGTAATAtagtaacaaataaaaaagtataataaaggatattaaaaaatatttgatgcTAAATAAGGATATTTATGATCACCGAATTCGGTAGATTTATCAAATGtgaacatattttaaatttatatatatatatatatatatatatatatatgaatgagaGACGGAGACCCACAAAAGAATATCGTAAAATGGGTGCAAGACTTGTaccaaatcaaatcaaaataagCAGCAGATGAGAGAAATGAGATGAGAGCGAGAAGAGCTGTCCTGTTTATCCAGACGAGTAAACGACGGAGAAACACGCGGGCCAATCGCGTGGGTCCTACCTACCCAAGCTAAAGGTCCGTTTGTCCTTGCTGGATATCCAACCCcatgtgaaataaaaaaaaataaaaaataaaaattaaagcgaAAAACAATAACTTCATTTTTATTCCTTCAAACCAACCCaaccaaaactaaaaaaaccaaaaaaaagacgAAAAAGAACGCTCTCTTGCACTtgtctactctctctctctctctctctctctctctctctctctctctgtccttCCCAAACACGCCCTCACTCTCTCTATCTGTCTCTTAAAACTGAAAGGCTAAAGACACACAAACAACTTCTGATAGAGAGAGATACAGGGAGATTGGGAAGCCAAGCCATTGTTTGGCTGGTTGATTCAAAATctgtcatttattattttttctaaataatttcttcttattattactaTGTCCACTCCGACTCCGGGAGCTTCTCCGGCTCCCACTTCTCCGCCGGGGACCAACTCTACCTCTCCACCGCCGCCTACCCCCACCACGGCTCCACCACCCACCACGCCCTCGTCACCACCGCCTGCCACCCCCTCACCACCTCCGACCACCCCTTCCCCTCCACCGGCCACCCCTTCCCCGCCACCCACCACTCCCTCTCCCCCTGGGCCTGTGACCCCAACTCCTTCGCCTCCCGGTGAGAGTCCGCCTCCTACTTCCTCGGCTTCGCCGCCACCGCCGTCGACGCCAACGACGCCAAATACGCCTACGACGCCCAGCACTCCAGGGTCGTCCCCGAGTCCACCTAGCCGTCCGAACACGCCGGCGACTCCAAGTCATAGCCCGCCACCGCCGCCTTCAAGCGGGAAGAATGCTTCGCCGCCAGGAGGGTCGGGGCTGTCAACGGGTGTTGTTGTTGGAATAGCAGTAGGTGCAGTGGCAATTTTGGTGGTACTGAGTTTATTATGTCTATGCTGCACCaagaagaagaggagaagaCGCGACGAGGAACACTACTATGTCCCTCCGCCACCTCCTGGGCCTAAAGGTAGtagcttttttctttccctGTTTGTGtgtctctctcttttattttatttttttattcaatttttttcggGGAAAAAAATCGAGATCTTGCATggcggatttttttttttaagcatattGTTGTTTGATTTTCGAAGTTCAGTTTTGAATTAGTTATCTCTGGGAGTCATGCGTAATTATcttagaaaatgaaaatattttttgggcTGGGGAATACTTTTAGATCTGGTAATTGCCTTCCGAAAAACGCTTTTGTCTGTTTCAAggatgtaattttctttctctttttaacccgGATATTTTCGATGACGGGCATTGTTGTATatttgattttccttttttataccTTTAAAAATTGATGAACGCTCTGGTATTTGTGTTTCCATGGCGTAGAATAAAGGTGTTGCAAAATGTGAATGTGGTTTGAATTGTCAAAGGTTATGCGTGTGTCATTTTGAATGGAGTaccatttatttaattgataatGGAGTTGGAGATTATTTCAACCATAAGTAGAATTTTGCTCTAAAATCTTTGAACTTTTATCATTCATTGTATTAGTAACAtgctcattttttatttgcataccCGTCGTCTGTTGGACATTAAACTGGTCAAAATTCTTGTCTTGcttcatattttttgtttttttaattgtttttttttctccttctcgatttattgcattttatgtTCTCTTTGTGACTATGTTATCAATCTGACAAGAAAATACTCATTTTCTACTATGGTATTCTAGATGACAATTATGGTGGCCCACCACGACATTGGCAACATAATGCACCTCCACCTTCCGATCAAGTTGTGACTATGATGCCAAAGCCGTCTCCTCCACCAGCAGTTGCATCACGACCACCTCATTCTCCAGGATATAGTCCTAAACCGCCGCCACCACTGCCAACTTTCACAAGTAGTAGTGCAGGCTCTGGCTCCAACTATTCAGGATCTGACAATCCACTtccaccaccacctcctccaCCAGGCTATGCTTTGGGTTTCTCTAAGAGCACATTTTCATATGAGGAGTTGGCATTGGCAACAGATGGCTTCTCAGATGCTAATCTGCTCGGACAAGGTGGATTTGGGTATGTGCACAAAGGAGTCCTTCCAAATGGGAAGGAGGTAGCAGTGAAACATCTGAAAGCTGGAAGCGGTCAAGGGGAGCGTGAATTCCAGGCAGAAGTGGAGATAATTAGCAGAGTTCATCACAAGCATCTAGTTTCACTTGTTGGATATTGCATGGCGGGAGCCCAGAGAATGCTTGTTTATGAATTTGTTCCAAATAATACGTTGGAGTTCCACCTGCATGGTATGTGTTTTTTTagctctttttgtttttcttattcaaTCATCATGCTGAAAAATAATGCGTTGCTCCTGAAATTTGCTAGTAAATTATTGCCATAATATCAATGTAATCTGGTTCCGAGTTGCACTTGGATAATGACTTTATGATCAGCAGATTTGCATTGTTATTCAAATTCTAGGTTTAAGGATCTGACTGATAATTGTCTTGCAGGAAAAGGGCGACCAACCATGGACTGGTCTACCAGACTGAAAATTGCTTTAGGATCTGCAAAAGGACTTGCATATCTGCACGAGGATTGTAAGTGCTTTCTCATTCTCTGTATGTGTGCTGCTGCATGAGCATGGAATAACATGTATTCGTTGCTTTCGTATAAAAAGAGGATTAGTTATGTAGTTATTTATGTAGGATTTTTCATGcaatttttttacattatacTTGTATATGCACAGGTCATCCTAAAATCATTCATCGTGATATCAAAGCAGCTAATATTCTTTTGGATTTCAAGTTTGAAGCAAAGGTAATAACTTTGCCAGCTTGAGATAACATTTATAATTGTTGATATACAAGTATTTTAGTTGGCTAGAATGGAAATGTGACCTGATGCAACTGAACCGTCCAGGAAAAATTCTACCATTTTCTGAGAGATAGTGGTCTTATTTGAGTTCAATCTACCAgtgttgttttaattttataggGTGTGCTCTTAAACAGTTGAGTGTTTGCATTGTAATTgccttttctaattttaatgaCCTATTCAGGTGGCGGATTTTGGACTTGCAAAGTTTTCTTCTGACTTCAATACCCATGTCTCCACCCGGGTGATGGGAACATTTGGGTGAGACTCCCTCTTTTTTGATGTGCATTAGTCAATTTCTTTAATAGTTGAACTGGAATTTGGTTtagttcttcttttgatttagCTTATTGTAAACTGAAAAGCTTTCTGTGAATCATGATATGTGCCCTGCAGGTATTTGGCTCCAGAATATGCTTCAAGTGGGAAACTCACAGAAAAATCAGATGTTTTCTCCTTTGGAGTCATGCTGTTGGAGTTGATTACTGGACGCCGACCTGTTGATGCTTCCCACACTTTTATGGAGGATAGTTTGGTAGACTGGGTAAGTTATTTATTATACTGGGGGTTTTGCTTGGCTATTGGAGAAATGGGACTTTGCTTATTTATTATTCTGGTTAAGTTTTTGAGTTCTCTTATACTGAAGTAAATTGTGTGTTGGAATTGCAGGCAAGGCCTTTGCTTAATCGTGCTTTGGAAGACAGAAACTTTGATGCTTTGGTTGATCCTAAGCTGCAAAACAATTATGACCCCAATGAAATGGCTCGCATGGTCGCTTGTGCTGCAGCTTGTGTGCGTCATTCTGCGCGGCGTCGACCACGTACAAGCCAGGTAAATTGACATGATTTGCaaatatttagtatttatatgGGATACTTATGGGATAGTTTGAATTATTGTATAatctttttaaatgttaaatttaacATTTGCCTGTGACATGAAACAACAAGCAGATTGTCCGTGCATTGGAGGGAGATGTATCTCTTTCTGATCTTAACGAAGGAATCAGGCCGGGACAGAGCAACCTGTACAGTTCGTATGGAAGCTCAGACTACGATACTAGCCAATACAACGAGGACATGAAAAAATTCAGGAAGATGGCATTAGGAAGCCAAGAATACGGTGCCAGCAGCGAGTACAGTGGACCGACCAGTGAATACGGTCTATACCCATCTGGCTCAAGTAGCGAAGGCCAGACCACTCGAGAAATGGAAATGGGAAAGCCGAAGAAAAACAGTCAAGGTTTCAGCGGTACCTCTTAACACACAGCTAATGGCCAACTTATCTGTAAAAAGTTTCCATTCATACATTCTATTCCAAGTCACATTGATTGCAAAAGTTTCATATTTTGCATGAGTtaacttaaatattttatttttttcttctttttctttttgggtattGGAATTatcggtttttatttttttggggttttacaTTGTATCTATTAGTGCCTTATACAATACTGGTTCACAAGGAAAGCTTGTTCCATTCTTTTTCATGTGCTGCTTCAATgacttttttccccttcttgTTTATAAATCCATTGGTGGCTTCTtctgttttattattgttatcattggTGTTTTATTGACTTCGTAGACAAAATGGGTTTCTAATAGAATCTTCATCCGATAAAGGAGCAAAGAGGGCGAATCTTCATTATTACGTTGCTCTCCACTCCCATTTTAACGGGGAAACAGCGCGTACGACGCAAAATGTGTATAAAATGAATTTTCTAACAAATGAAACGGAGTTTTTGTTCCCTTCTATTCATTACGAAAGCGATTTAAATGCTCACCTTACTGTCCCTACGCAATGCTTTTTCAATTCCTACCAACAACTAGTGGGCCTGGTGGATGTTGCAGCCACGTCTATGGCTACACAACTCATGCCAATTACCAaacaaaggccaaaaaaaatttaaaaaaaaaaaaaaagaaaaaaaaaaaagaacataccGAGTTAATTGTCAAACTCTACGAATTGCTGAAAAGTCATAAAGTGGGGCCCATTTTTCTGATGAATGGGGAAAGCTGGGAACCAGCTCACGTTTCTTGGCCGTGTGGACgtggagaaaaaaaaacatcagGCACATGCTTCCCTCGTTGTCAAAGTCTGTTGTTGTACTGTTCACTGTGTCAGTTTCTGTGCATAGATATATTTCGACAGTAGGCCCAATAAACCCACAAGTTGGTCTTCTTGGGTTTAAATCTTCAAGCCCATTGGCCCAATTGAGCTTTAGAAGCTTTTTctaataatttcattaaaaaaagaagttatttaCACGAAATTGACTTCTAATACAAGTAGAAGACCAAAAAAATACGAGTAGAATACGTTGAGTGTTGTGCACATGTTTCCAACCCCGCCAAGCGCAGCTTCCGATGAGATGATTCGCGGTTTCTGTTTTTGTTAGTTATCCTACTATTACTGCGTGGCATTTTCTTATTgttattcaaataattaatccataaaataaataataaataataaataataaaaaaaaaggaaaaaaagaggatCTTCTCTTTGCATATTCGATaattggaagaaagagaaagaagaataaaatatttgaaggaaTCGCAGGGATTACAACAAAGACTTTGTTCGAAGCCCTAATTcagttgctgttgttgttgattGTTGTTAAATATGGCTTCTCGTAGACGTATGCTTCTCAAGGTCATCATTCTTGGTGATAGCGGGTcagtttttctttgtcttttcgTCTTTGCCTTCTGCTGTTTGTTTCCCGTGAAAGagaatggaatattgaaaaagccttttttttggtttgttatttattttttttggctatcaAGTAAGAAAACACACCGAATATATAAAATCTCTGTGGTTTGGAGCTAATTCTGCAATTGGGGCATGGTTTTTTTCTTGCGGACTAACAAGGAAATTAATGTTTGCATCTAATTTGTATGCTGTTTTCTTTATGAATAATTAGATAAATCCAACCAAATTTTAGATAGGGATAGATGTGAAAGCGTTTATTTTTACTCTGATCCTAAAAGAGAAgcgcaaaat is a window from the Ziziphus jujuba cultivar Dongzao chromosome 11, ASM3175591v1 genome containing:
- the LOC107431789 gene encoding proline-rich receptor-like protein kinase PERK1 — encoded protein: MSTPTPGASPAPTSPPGTNSTSPPPPTPTTAPPPTTPSSPPPATPSPPPTTPSPPPATPSPPPTTPSPPGPVTPTPSPPGESPPPTSSASPPPPSTPTTPNTPTTPSTPGSSPSPPSRPNTPATPSHSPPPPPSSGKNASPPGGSGLSTGVVVGIAVGAVAILVVLSLLCLCCTKKKRRRRDEEHYYVPPPPPGPKDDNYGGPPRHWQHNAPPPSDQVVTMMPKPSPPPAVASRPPHSPGYSPKPPPPLPTFTSSSAGSGSNYSGSDNPLPPPPPPPGYALGFSKSTFSYEELALATDGFSDANLLGQGGFGYVHKGVLPNGKEVAVKHLKAGSGQGEREFQAEVEIISRVHHKHLVSLVGYCMAGAQRMLVYEFVPNNTLEFHLHGKGRPTMDWSTRLKIALGSAKGLAYLHEDCHPKIIHRDIKAANILLDFKFEAKVADFGLAKFSSDFNTHVSTRVMGTFGYLAPEYASSGKLTEKSDVFSFGVMLLELITGRRPVDASHTFMEDSLVDWARPLLNRALEDRNFDALVDPKLQNNYDPNEMARMVACAAACVRHSARRRPRTSQIVRALEGDVSLSDLNEGIRPGQSNLYSSYGSSDYDTSQYNEDMKKFRKMALGSQEYGASSEYSGPTSEYGLYPSGSSSEGQTTREMEMGKPKKNSQGFSGTS